The Candidatus Cloacimonadota bacterium nucleotide sequence CCAACAGGTGCGGGAGATTGCTTTGCAGGAGGATTTATGGGATATATTGCTTCACAAAATAACATTAATTATGAAACATTAAAAAGAGCTACAATTTATGGAACAATTACATCTTCTTTCAATATAGAGGGCTTCAGTGTTGAAATCATAAAAAGTATCAATAGAATGCAGATAGATAATCGGTATAATATTCTAAAAAAATATACTCAATTCAGCTGATTATTACTATAAAATGAAAATGAAATATAAAAATTCTGCGTATGCTATAGATGGACTTTGTATGATTGCATTTGAGAACAAGATTGATTCGGAAAAAATTGTTACAAAAACAGATGCTATTAAAATTGGAAAAATCAAAAGAGGCTTACCAAAAATTGTTATAAGTTATTATCCCACAAACTAATTACTAATGATAAATGACCAATGACTAATTCATGGCGCTTTATCATCTCTGGCAAAATGGCTCCAGCAGAAAATATGGCAATAGATGAAGCTATTCTGCTGGGAGTCTTAAAAGGTGTTTCACCACAAACTATCAGAGTTTATGATTGGGACCCTCCAANNNNNNNNNNNNNNNNNNNNNNNNNNNNNNNNNNNNNNNNNNNNNNNNNNNNNNNNNNNNNNNNNNNNNNNNNNNNNNNNNNNNNNNNNNNNNNNNNNNNTGGCGCTTTATCATCTCTGGCAAAATGGCTCCAGCAGAAAATATGGCAATAGATGAAGCTATTCTGCTGGGAGTCTTAAAAGGTGTTTCACCACAAACTATCAGAGTTTATGATTGGGACCCTCCAACGGTTTCATTCGGATTTCATCAAAACATTGAAAAACAAATTGATTTAGGTAAAGTTAAAAAATATGGTCTTGGAATAGTTAGGAGACCAACGGGTGGAAGAGCAGTTTTACATTACGATGAAGTTACTTATGCAGTTATTGCGGATACTAATGGAATAATGAGTGGTTCAATTTTAAAATCCTATCAGAAAATTGGAAGTGTTCTTATAAAATGTCTTGATGACATCGGTATTTATGCTGAAATGGAAGATGGTATATCTCAAGATAAAAAACAGAAAGATTGGTCAAATCCTTGCTTTGCAAGTGCTTCAAAGTATGAAATTCATTACAAACACAAAAAAATTATTGGCAGTGCACAAATTAGAAAAAATAATGTATTACTTCAACACGGCTCTATATTACTAAACCACAATCAAGAATTAATGGCTGAATTAGTACCTTTTAACAATGCCTCTGACCATAATACTCTAAAAAAACTCTTATCTCAAAAAACCATAGCAATTAATCAAATCTTAGATGAACCTATTAGCTTTAATAAATTCGTAAATACCTTCAAAAAAAATTTTGAGAAAAAGTTTGAGTTAAACTTCTTAAAAGATAGTAAAATAAATAGATTTGAGAAAACTTTAATAGAAGAATTATCAATAAAATATAAGAATTATAATGGTAAAACAAATTTAAATAATAAAAAAATTGACATATGATTTGTATCAGTAAAAAATATGTTCCATAATCTCTTATAAGAGATAAAGTCACGAAGGGAGAAGCTATGAATAAGTATGCAATAGTTTTAACTATTTTATTTCTCTTACTATTTACCGATATTCTATCTGCTGGAACCACTGGAAAGTTAATGGGGAGAGTGACTGATTCTGCGACTGATGAACCAATTATTGGCGTAAACATAGTCATTTTGGACAAGCAAATAGGCACTATAACAGATGAAAAAGGCAGATATATGATTATCAACATTCCTGCTGGTACTTATAATGTTAAAGCAACTTTGATGGGATATGTTTCGGTAACAGTAGAAGGTGTAAAAATCAATTTGGATTTAACAACAACCTTAAATTTTGAGTTAGAAAAGAGGGCAATTGGAATTGAAGGTATTACAGTAAAAGCAAAGAGAAAACTTGTTGAGAAAGATGTTACAGGTTCTGAAAATATCGTTACATCTGAAGATATGGAACATATGCCAGTTGAAAATATTCAAGGCATCGTTGCAGTTACAGCTGGAGCTGTAGGTTCTGGAGAAAACTTACATATTCGCGGTGGACGTTCTGGAGAGGTTGTCTATACTGTTGATGGAATGTCAATCTCAAATCCAGTTGATAATGCTTTTGGGATGAATCTTGACTTAGATGCAGTGAGTGATATGTCTGTCCAAACTGGTGGGTTCACTGCTGAATTCGGGAACGCCCAGTCAGCTATTATTAATTTAATAACAAAATCTGGTGGACCCTCTTATTCAGGAAAATTAGAACTCAGGTCAGACCACATATTAGATGAAGGAAATAATACAGACTTGATAAAGTTTGCCTTAGGCGGTCCTTTACTTCCACTTGGAACAAGGGAAAAAAGAGATAGACTTACATTTTATCTAAATGGCTCTGGTTCCTGGACAGATACAAGGTATAAAGATTATTATAACATTGATTCAACTAATGTACTCTGGATAGGAAATCCTGATAAACAACAGATTCTCTCCAATAAACAAATCGCGAATATAAATAGTTTGGGTGGTGATAGAGACGAACTTTTCAATTTCTTTGACTTAGGAAATCGCTTTAGGAATAATTACCAACTTAATTCAAAAGTGAAATTTCAATTGAGTCCAAAAACTAAATTCACTATTGCTGTAAGAGGTGATAAAGAAATATATCTCCCATACTCCCAATATATGAAATATTCTTTACAATATTCTAATCATTATACTACAACTCATGACCAGGAAGCTTTTACATTTGATCATACAGTTTCACCTAAAATGTTTTATACAATTCGTGGTAGTAGATTCGCAACTGGTATTGAATTAACTTCTGGTGTGGATAGGGATTGGTATTTTTCAGATGAAAACTGGCATTTTAATCCCACAAATCCTTCTGCTAATAACTATGGTGTAGATATACCAGGTATTCTTGATAATGGAATTGATGTTTCACTTAAATACCGTAATCAAATAGGTGATGAAACAACTGTTCCGGGATTTTCCTCGCCTGGAACCAATGCCGGTTCTTTTGTTGATGATGAAACTGTCACTTATACACTTAGAGGTGATTTAACATATCAGATTGGTATTATTCATAGTGCTAAAACTGGTTTTGAGATTAAATATAATGACATTTATAAAGATAGATTATATCGTCCATGGATTATTGATGATGTCAAGCGTTTACCTAATTATTTAAAGGGAAAAGAGGTTGATACCCTTGGAATGCATATACCAATAGATTCACTTGTTGATTATGGATATCTCGCTTATGGTACAGAAATTTATCGTATTGATGACTTCAAAGATGGAATAAAATTTGCTGGGGGGTCTATTGACGGATATAAAGCTTATCCCTGGCAAGGTGCCTATTATCTCCAGGATAAAATGGAGTGGAAAGGTATGATAGTTAATGCTGGAATAAGATTTGACTCCTGGTATCTGGGTGATAAATATCAAGTAATTAGTGATGCTACTGGAAAATATGTGGATGCTGAGTGGGATTCTGTTGCATATCTTAAACAAGATAATGAAGGCGATTATTATATTGATAAAGAAAAGGTTGATAAATTTCAGCTGATGATAAGCCCGCGACTCGGTGTCTCCCATCCTATTACAGATAAAGATGTTATGCATTTCGCATATAATTATCAAAGTCAATTGCCCCCAATGCAATATGTTTTCACAAGTGCTACCCCTGAAGTAGGTTCAGTTGGCGCTAATGTTGGTAATCCAAATCTAAAGCCTGAAACTACCATTACTTATGAGGTTGGCGTTGAACATCAAATAGGAGAAGATTATCTGCTGGATGTCACACTCTTCTATAAGAATATTTATAATCTTGTAAGTGAGCTAAGTGTTGATTATTCAATACTGCCTGAGGATATCGCTGAATCAGGAAAACAGCACTATCTTTATATATCAACTGATTATGGTAGTGCCAGAGGTGCAGAATTTACCCTTAGAAAAAGATTTAGCAACTTTTGGGGATTTAATATTGGCTATACTTATTCTTGGGCAAGTGGTAAAAACTCGGATGTACATACTGCAAGAGACAATTTAAGAGAATTCCCACTCAATTGGGATATACGACATATAGGTTCAGTTAACTTTGATTTCAGAATTCCAGAAGATGAAGAATTTTATCTTTTAGGATTAAAAATGCCTGACAAATTCTATGCTAACTTATTATGGAGGATTAATTCTGGTGAACCGTATACTCCCGTCTCAAAAAACGATAAACCCTTAGATACAAACTCAGAGAGATTGGATTGGACTCATAATGCAGACTTTAGACTCACTAAGGCATTCTATTTAATTGGAAAGTCTAAAGTAAAATTATTCTTTAATGTAAATAATTTATTTAACACAAAAAATATAAATTGGGTATATCCGAAAACTGGAAAAACTGACGATGATGGAAACATTATTAGGCTCTTTGATACAAATAATGATGGCAAATTAGATGAGGGTGATGACCTTACAGGCGCAGCTATCTATCAAAATTACCTTAAAAACCCAGGTAGATATTCTGAACCCAGAAGATATACATTAGGAATAAGTCTTGAATGGTAAAAAAAAATTCTGAAGGATCCCGACTTGTCGGGAAAGGAGGATTAAAAGTGAACAAGAAAATCAACATTCTAATCCTAATAATCTTTGTGGCATGTATATTAATTTATAGTAACATACTTGCACAAGAACAGGAAAAAGAAACTATTGGAGATACGGCTTCCATTGCAGTAGAAACAACAGAAGTAGAAGCAGTAAAAGGCATCGGTGGTTTTGAGGGATTTGCACGAAGAATCGTGGGAAGTGGTTTGGTTGACCTGTTTATCAAAGGTGGATTTGTTATGTGGCCTATCCTGCTCCTTGTTATCTGGGCATTGGCTACCTCTATATGGAAAATAATTGCTCTTAGATATGCTAAAATTTCTGTTCACGACTTCTTGAACAAACTTGCACCCTTAATTAAAGAAAAGGAAATTGATGATGCTATTAAGTTATGTGCCAAAACTCGTGGTCCTGTAGCAAGTGTCTTACATGCTGGATTATTAAAAGCTGACAAAGGAATTGAAGAAGTAGAAAAAGCTGTTGAAAATGCAGGTATTTTAGAAATGTCCTTTCTTGAAAAAGGATTAATCGCTTTGGCAACCACTATAAATCTTGCCCCAATGTTAGGCTTTCTCGGTACAGTTGTTGGTATGATTAAAGCATTCCAGTCTATTGAAGCTGCAGGTGAAGTCGAACCAACTATTGTAGCTGGCGGTATTTCTGTTGCTTTGATTACTACTGCTTCTGGATTAGCAGTAGCAATCCCAATTCAACTGATCAACAATTTCTTTATCTCAGCTATTGATGGATTAATTATTGATATGCAAGCAGGGTCTGAAAAATTTACAGAAGCACTACTTGAGAGAAAATAATTATTACCCTTATTGTTCATTAACTTATGTTAATTATTTAAACAGGAATTAAGAAAGCAAAAAATTAATCACCATGTAATAATATATAAGGTTTAATAAATAAAATGAATATAGCAAAACAGAAAAAAGTTAGACAAAAGGCTCGTATTCCGACCTCTTCAATGGCAGATGTAGCTTTTCTATTGTTGATTTTCTTTTTGGTTACTACCAAATTTGATGTAAAACAAGGCCTGGGATTGGTCCTGCCACCACATGTTGAGTCTGGTGGGAAAAAGGTTAAAATTAAGAAAGAAAATCTGACCAAAATTAAAGTAAATAAGAGAGGTGAAATAGCAGTTGATGAAAGACTGGTCTCGCCAGGGGAACTCAAAACAGTAGTTCAAAACAAGATTCGCGAAAATCCTAAGATGGTTTTTGTCCTTGAGACAGATAGAAGATGTAAATACTATATGATGGTAAAAGCCCTTGATCAACTCCTTGGAGCAGGGGCACAAACAGTCTCACTATCTACCAGATAATCAGATAAGAGGATATATGGCAAAAATTGAGAGAAAAACAAAAATTGCTACTGAAATCCCTAATGCATCAATGTCGGATATCGCCTTTCTACTACTAATATTCTTTATGGTCAGTACAACTTTTGTTAAAGAGAAAGGTTTGAGAGTAAATCTACCAAGAGCTGTAGCATTTCAAAAGATTAACCGTAGAAATGCTGCTACAATCTATGTGGCACGATCAGGTATTATATCTGTAGATGACTTTGCTGTTGAGACTGGACAAATAAGATATATAATGCAAAAAAAACTAGCTGAAAATCCTGGTATTATAACCTGCTTTCGTACTGATAAGGACGCATACTATGGGCTTATGGTAGATATAATGAATGAATTAAAAAAAGCCCAAGCATTAAGGGTTTCGTTTGAAGTAAAAAAATTGTTTTAATCTAAATATAAAAATAAAGGTAATACAAAATGAGAAATAAGTTAGACTATAGTTCTTCAGATTGGAAAGATGAAGTAAATTCGTACTTTGAGAGGTCTCTAAGTTTGGCACTGCTTCTTTTATTATTTACCTTTATTGTTTCTCCAAAAATTGAAGTGAAACCTTATCAACACAAAGTAAAAGAAATTCAAACTATTGAAATTCCTCCAGAAGTTAGACAGAAATTTAAACCTCCAGAAGAGGTTAAACCTATCATTCCTCTTACCATAGAAGAGTCTGGTTTAGAGAGCGATGAAGAGATTGAAGAGATAGAAACAATTGGACCTACTACTCTTGATTTAACAAAACCACCTCCAGTTACAAGAATCGGGACAACCCCTAAGTTCGTGATTTATGAAGAAGACCCTATACCAATTAAAAAAGTCTGGCCTGAATATTCAGATTTTGCAAGACAAAGCGGTTTAGAAGGAACTGTTGTTGTCCAAGCTGAAGTATTTGAAGATGGAACTGTTGGTGCGGTAGAGATTGTAAAAAGTCTTCAATCTGGACCAGGAGGATTGGATGAACTTGCTATTAAAGCTGTTAAGCAATGGAAATTTATACCAGCGAAAAATCAGGGTAAACCTATAGCTATCTGGGTTACTTTTCCAATTAAATTTACATTTTAATAAGTTCTTAAACGAAATCTTATTTTATATGAAGATTATGAAAATAAATTAGGAGGTAAGATGCATAATAATAAAGGAAAATTGATACTGATATTCACTACTGTGCTTCTATTAGGATTCAGTACATTCTTGTGTGCTAGATCTGTTATGGGTGGTTCTGGTGGTGATAAGAAACTTGATATTTTTCATTATCATAATGTTGGTAATATCTGGCTTAGAATTAGTAATTATGGATTTTTTGGCTCAGGTGATGATATTGTGCCACAATATCCATCATTAGAATATCCTGGAGGTTCTGGTATTGATTATTTATACCAGGGTGCTTTATGGTTTGGAGCAAAGAAAGAAAG carries:
- a CDS encoding lipoate--protein ligase family protein encodes the protein WRFIISGKMAPAENMAIDEAILLGVLKGVSPQTIRVYDWDPPTVSFGFHQNIEKQIDLGKVKKYGLGIVRRPTGGRAVLHYDEVTYAVIADTNGIMSGSILKSYQKIGSVLIKCLDDIGIYAEMEDGISQDKKQKDWSNPCFASASKYEIHYKHKKIIGSAQIRKNNVLLQHGSILLNHNQELMAELVPFNNASDHNTLKKLLSQKTIAINQILDEPISFNKFVNTFKKNFEKKFELNFLKDSKINRFEKTLIEELSIKYKNYNGKTNLNNKKIDI
- a CDS encoding TonB-dependent receptor, encoding MNKYAIVLTILFLLLFTDILSAGTTGKLMGRVTDSATDEPIIGVNIVILDKQIGTITDEKGRYMIINIPAGTYNVKATLMGYVSVTVEGVKINLDLTTTLNFELEKRAIGIEGITVKAKRKLVEKDVTGSENIVTSEDMEHMPVENIQGIVAVTAGAVGSGENLHIRGGRSGEVVYTVDGMSISNPVDNAFGMNLDLDAVSDMSVQTGGFTAEFGNAQSAIINLITKSGGPSYSGKLELRSDHILDEGNNTDLIKFALGGPLLPLGTREKRDRLTFYLNGSGSWTDTRYKDYYNIDSTNVLWIGNPDKQQILSNKQIANINSLGGDRDELFNFFDLGNRFRNNYQLNSKVKFQLSPKTKFTIAVRGDKEIYLPYSQYMKYSLQYSNHYTTTHDQEAFTFDHTVSPKMFYTIRGSRFATGIELTSGVDRDWYFSDENWHFNPTNPSANNYGVDIPGILDNGIDVSLKYRNQIGDETTVPGFSSPGTNAGSFVDDETVTYTLRGDLTYQIGIIHSAKTGFEIKYNDIYKDRLYRPWIIDDVKRLPNYLKGKEVDTLGMHIPIDSLVDYGYLAYGTEIYRIDDFKDGIKFAGGSIDGYKAYPWQGAYYLQDKMEWKGMIVNAGIRFDSWYLGDKYQVISDATGKYVDAEWDSVAYLKQDNEGDYYIDKEKVDKFQLMISPRLGVSHPITDKDVMHFAYNYQSQLPPMQYVFTSATPEVGSVGANVGNPNLKPETTITYEVGVEHQIGEDYLLDVTLFYKNIYNLVSELSVDYSILPEDIAESGKQHYLYISTDYGSARGAEFTLRKRFSNFWGFNIGYTYSWASGKNSDVHTARDNLREFPLNWDIRHIGSVNFDFRIPEDEEFYLLGLKMPDKFYANLLWRINSGEPYTPVSKNDKPLDTNSERLDWTHNADFRLTKAFYLIGKSKVKLFFNVNNLFNTKNINWVYPKTGKTDDDGNIIRLFDTNNDGKLDEGDDLTGAAIYQNYLKNPGRYSEPRRYTLGISLEW
- a CDS encoding MotA/TolQ/ExbB proton channel family protein, which translates into the protein MNKKINILILIIFVACILIYSNILAQEQEKETIGDTASIAVETTEVEAVKGIGGFEGFARRIVGSGLVDLFIKGGFVMWPILLLVIWALATSIWKIIALRYAKISVHDFLNKLAPLIKEKEIDDAIKLCAKTRGPVASVLHAGLLKADKGIEEVEKAVENAGILEMSFLEKGLIALATTINLAPMLGFLGTVVGMIKAFQSIEAAGEVEPTIVAGGISVALITTASGLAVAIPIQLINNFFISAIDGLIIDMQAGSEKFTEALLERK
- a CDS encoding biopolymer transporter ExbD; this encodes MNIAKQKKVRQKARIPTSSMADVAFLLLIFFLVTTKFDVKQGLGLVLPPHVESGGKKVKIKKENLTKIKVNKRGEIAVDERLVSPGELKTVVQNKIRENPKMVFVLETDRRCKYYMMVKALDQLLGAGAQTVSLSTR
- a CDS encoding biopolymer transporter ExbD, whose product is MAKIERKTKIATEIPNASMSDIAFLLLIFFMVSTTFVKEKGLRVNLPRAVAFQKINRRNAATIYVARSGIISVDDFAVETGQIRYIMQKKLAENPGIITCFRTDKDAYYGLMVDIMNELKKAQALRVSFEVKKLF
- a CDS encoding TonB family protein; its protein translation is MRNKLDYSSSDWKDEVNSYFERSLSLALLLLLFTFIVSPKIEVKPYQHKVKEIQTIEIPPEVRQKFKPPEEVKPIIPLTIEESGLESDEEIEEIETIGPTTLDLTKPPPVTRIGTTPKFVIYEEDPIPIKKVWPEYSDFARQSGLEGTVVVQAEVFEDGTVGAVEIVKSLQSGPGGLDELAIKAVKQWKFIPAKNQGKPIAIWVTFPIKFTF